The following coding sequences lie in one Schistosoma mansoni strain Puerto Rico chromosome 3, complete genome genomic window:
- a CDS encoding subfamily A1A unassigned peptidase (A01 family): MFQIGSLVIRNQAFAEMRNIFNLDYYNCKYDGIIGMSSRRISEYGNIPMFPNILANGVNMDPIFSFYLNRKSGSAIGGELVLGGFNPQYFKGDFEYIPTVHNYMWVIQMLSLRINGVELCNICSALIDTGTSLILGPPEQVRQINSLLGTNDYFGRKSLDCGRIDMLPSIELIFHRKKYILKPRHYVVKKTPLFLKICVSPFEPHPSLSPNYWILGDVFMRRIYTVFDFGQRRIGLADAVGA; this comes from the exons ATGTTTCAGATAGGCTCGTTGGTGATTCGGAATCAAGCGTTCGCAGAAATGAGGAATATATTTAATCTCGATTACTACAATTGTAAATATGATGGAATAATTGGCATGTCGAGTAGGAGGATATCAGAATATGGAAACATTCCGATGTTCCCGAATATACTGGCAAACGGTGTGAATATGGAtccaatattttcattttatttaaatcg GAAAAGTGGCTCAGCAATCGGTGGTGAATTAGTACTTGGCGGTTTCAATCCACAATATTTCAAGGGTGATTTTGAATATATACCTACTGTTCACAATTATATGTGGGTGATTCAAATGTTAAG TTTGAGAATAAATGGGGTAGAATTATGCAACATATGTTCCGCTCTTATTGATACTGGAACATCGTTAATTCTTGGACCACCTGAACAAGTGAGACAAATCAATTCGTTACTTGGTACTAATGACTATTTTGGAAGAAAATCTCTTGACTGTGGTCGAATTGATATGCTTCCATCGATCGAGTTGATCTTTCATAGGAAGAAATACATTCTGAAGCCACGACACTATGTGGTCAAG AAAACcccattatttttaaaaatttgtgtGTCACCTTTTGAACCACATCCTTCGTTATCTCCTAACTATTGGATTCTTGGTGACGTTTTTATGCGAAGAATCTATACTGTATTTGATTTTGGTCAGCGAAGAATTGGACTGGCTGATGCTGTGGGAGCATAG